Proteins encoded within one genomic window of Conchiformibius steedae:
- a CDS encoding phage virion morphogenesis protein gives MSSLLNVSSDLGAAANLLTALHGRLGDSGKMRRTMGAIATLLENSTRKRFETKTAPDGTPWAAWKPSTVRRYAVTVGKTRKQAAHTKLRDPQRLLRDTGHLLNSITSHATENLAQVGTNVFYTEYHQFGTPKMAARPMFGISTTDRTDINDLLQQHLQRAIGGK, from the coding sequence ATGTCTAGCTTACTTAACGTCTCGTCCGATTTGGGCGCAGCCGCCAACCTGCTGACTGCCTTGCACGGCAGACTGGGCGACAGCGGCAAGATGCGCCGCACTATGGGCGCAATCGCCACGCTGCTGGAAAACTCAACACGCAAACGCTTTGAAACCAAAACCGCGCCCGACGGCACACCGTGGGCAGCGTGGAAACCGTCCACCGTGCGCCGCTATGCGGTAACGGTCGGCAAAACGCGCAAACAAGCAGCGCACACCAAATTGCGCGACCCGCAACGGCTGCTGCGCGATACGGGACACCTGTTGAACAGCATAACCAGCCATGCCACCGAAAATTTAGCACAAGTGGGAACCAATGTGTTTTACACGGAATACCACCAGTTTGGTACGCCGAAAATGGCGGCACGCCCGATGTTTGGCATTTCCACCACCGACCGCACCGATATTAACGACTTGTTGCAGCAGCATTTGCAACGCGCCATAGGGGGTAAATGA
- a CDS encoding tape measure protein codes for MADNIITAGVEISANVDGLENINRLAQEIEAAGGDAAHLQDKYAELNREFGEIGGQQALIDGFRRLKAESQNVAGQLEAARKKTAELAQAVQTNPTDKLIKDFEAARTQAAALKIRQEELNRELHQSRQIMQQAGISARDLAASQTQLRRESAVARQQLESLNQEAAELKKLTTARHTLGLNVQSNAEAEIAKIQQALSDLKNAAGVSRAEIKRATAAAESQIQTLRQQMGELPETNMTPIASSIGKIGVAAAGAAASVLALQGSINAVLDVTQQFSAVATKLNYAFGGAEAGAAQLAFVREEANRLGLELLGAADGYAQLASATKDLNITHEQTQQVFKGVASAAAAMGLNAEEANGVFLALSQIAGKGKVSMEELRGQLGERLTPAMAIAAKSMGVTSAELEKMVENGLAAEVFLPRFGAALEEAFSAEAAKNAESLGGQINLLQNRYNEFLNYLGESQVANAAVAVMKDIGAAVDWLEQQLKNIDGATISGLEEALSSAYALLKELGLEIGGLLTTAFDNINDLGSAISGILSDGKGEFDAIRFTVDSLNLAIGVMRDGVAGVGIAFNLFSGAVKETLAWAAEGLEKLSWGDWSRELTEFAQTMHTEAGKSFEKAEQAALSFESKATAAWDKMGDTAAERSTRMVQDAQAAYAQAAAAAEEAAKKAAEAQIRAQAAVGTATEESAKKQAAELAKAAAAAQAEADKAATAWHKQMGIELPKAADIAAEAIDKTSKAIADAKSAAQGLGLDLRAAMDEPTPTIREMLENINTLDDNLDALKKTGADTGLLLRQALSNAVAGAANAADIDAVKQRYRALGDEGKLSMHQVELGILAADQKLQELKGNIDPAAAAFKKLGIESKEAMRLSAEETRLAFETVKKSGQASEESLKQAFANAAESILKSGNDAQRNWVANQAAAYGYKVAVDATGKAALQAANETKQATEQQAKAHHQAAAAAEKQTESTQQHTAETDQNTDAIERNTDAVATQAATVDGYWGHIQDRWLELRTSGKQVGSMSEALLLSMGNVARQATGHWQIYVDRMWTAYDNAQSATQQLNAAADSGTDVMSRLAKAEAVAISHARDLDKTSLANLRAEIDKARAKMQQLADEAKQTREDLQASLDELNGDSDASARLAQQRKLKELGKKRDAAAQAGNQDAQTEYDRAIELQKQVYARQQQKKAEAEAERQRQEAQRIEQERQREAERQRQEAERQRQQAEREAQRRQKRELPPPNVQVDVDSDEIIAQLHQRDKQVAEMAVQGFVAQLDNALQRSR; via the coding sequence ATGGCAGACAATATTATCACAGCAGGTGTAGAGATTTCCGCCAATGTGGACGGACTGGAAAACATTAACCGTTTGGCGCAGGAAATTGAAGCGGCAGGCGGCGATGCTGCACACTTGCAAGATAAATACGCTGAATTAAACCGTGAATTTGGCGAAATTGGCGGACAACAAGCCTTGATTGACGGTTTCCGCCGTCTCAAAGCCGAATCGCAAAATGTAGCAGGACAGTTGGAGGCTGCCCGTAAAAAAACCGCAGAGCTGGCGCAAGCCGTACAAACCAATCCGACCGACAAACTGATTAAAGATTTTGAAGCTGCCAGAACCCAAGCCGCCGCCTTGAAAATCCGTCAGGAAGAGCTGAACCGCGAACTGCACCAATCCCGCCAAATCATGCAGCAGGCAGGCATCAGTGCGCGTGATTTGGCTGCATCACAAACCCAATTACGCCGTGAAAGTGCCGTAGCCCGACAGCAGTTGGAATCACTCAACCAAGAAGCTGCCGAACTCAAAAAACTGACTACTGCCCGCCATACACTCGGATTGAACGTACAAAGTAATGCTGAAGCAGAAATTGCCAAAATCCAACAAGCCTTAAGCGACTTAAAAAACGCCGCAGGCGTATCGCGTGCCGAAATCAAACGCGCCACCGCTGCTGCTGAAAGCCAAATCCAAACCCTGCGGCAGCAAATGGGCGAGCTGCCTGAAACCAATATGACTCCGATAGCATCGTCTATCGGCAAAATCGGTGTGGCGGCAGCAGGTGCGGCGGCATCGGTTTTGGCACTGCAAGGCAGTATCAACGCCGTATTGGACGTTACCCAACAATTTTCCGCAGTGGCAACCAAGTTAAATTATGCCTTTGGCGGTGCAGAAGCGGGCGCAGCGCAATTGGCGTTTGTGCGCGAGGAAGCCAACCGCTTGGGCTTGGAGCTGCTGGGTGCTGCCGATGGTTATGCACAATTGGCATCTGCCACCAAAGACCTGAACATCACGCACGAACAAACCCAACAGGTGTTTAAAGGCGTGGCATCGGCGGCTGCGGCAATGGGCTTAAATGCCGAAGAAGCCAACGGCGTGTTTTTAGCCTTGTCGCAGATTGCGGGTAAAGGCAAGGTTAGCATGGAAGAGCTGCGCGGTCAGCTCGGCGAGCGGCTGACCCCTGCAATGGCAATCGCTGCCAAATCCATGGGCGTAACCAGTGCCGAACTGGAAAAAATGGTGGAAAACGGCTTGGCAGCGGAAGTGTTTCTGCCGCGCTTCGGTGCGGCATTAGAAGAAGCCTTTAGTGCGGAAGCCGCCAAAAACGCCGAATCGCTGGGCGGGCAAATCAATCTCTTGCAAAACCGTTACAACGAGTTTTTAAATTATTTGGGCGAAAGTCAGGTCGCCAATGCTGCCGTTGCTGTGATGAAAGACATCGGCGCAGCGGTAGATTGGCTGGAGCAGCAGCTTAAAAACATTGACGGGGCAACCATCAGCGGCTTGGAAGAGGCTTTATCGTCTGCTTACGCGCTGTTGAAAGAATTGGGCTTGGAAATCGGCGGTTTGCTGACAACGGCTTTTGACAATATCAATGATTTGGGCAGCGCGATTAGTGGGATTTTAAGCGATGGTAAGGGCGAGTTTGATGCCATACGTTTTACGGTGGACAGCCTGAATCTTGCCATTGGCGTGATGCGTGACGGTGTCGCGGGTGTCGGGATTGCCTTTAACCTGTTTTCGGGTGCGGTCAAAGAAACGCTGGCATGGGCAGCGGAAGGCTTGGAAAAACTGTCGTGGGGCGATTGGAGCCGCGAACTGACCGAGTTCGCCCAAACCATGCACACAGAAGCGGGTAAGAGCTTTGAAAAAGCCGAACAAGCTGCCTTGAGTTTTGAAAGCAAAGCCACCGCTGCTTGGGACAAGATGGGCGATACCGCCGCCGAGCGCAGCACACGCATGGTGCAAGATGCCCAAGCCGCCTATGCCCAAGCTGCTGCTGCCGCCGAAGAAGCTGCCAAAAAAGCCGCAGAAGCGCAAATCCGCGCCCAAGCTGCCGTTGGTACAGCCACCGAAGAATCTGCCAAAAAACAAGCTGCCGAACTTGCCAAAGCCGCCGCTGCTGCCCAAGCCGAAGCCGACAAAGCCGCTACCGCATGGCACAAACAGATGGGGATTGAGTTACCCAAAGCCGCTGATATTGCCGCCGAAGCCATTGACAAAACATCCAAAGCCATTGCCGATGCCAAAAGTGCCGCACAAGGTTTGGGCTTGGATTTACGGGCAGCGATGGACGAGCCCACGCCCACCATCCGCGAAATGCTGGAAAACATTAACACCCTTGATGACAATTTAGACGCATTGAAAAAAACAGGTGCAGATACGGGGTTATTGTTGCGGCAAGCCTTGTCCAACGCGGTGGCAGGTGCAGCCAATGCAGCCGATATTGATGCCGTCAAACAGCGTTATCGCGCTTTGGGCGACGAGGGCAAGTTGTCCATGCACCAAGTGGAGTTGGGGATTTTGGCAGCAGACCAAAAACTGCAAGAATTGAAAGGCAATATTGACCCTGCTGCCGCTGCATTTAAAAAACTCGGCATTGAATCCAAAGAAGCCATGCGCTTGTCAGCAGAAGAGACCCGTTTGGCGTTTGAGACCGTTAAAAAAAGCGGGCAGGCAAGTGAAGAAAGTTTGAAACAGGCATTTGCGAATGCGGCGGAATCTATCTTAAAAAGCGGCAACGATGCCCAGCGCAATTGGGTTGCCAACCAAGCTGCTGCCTATGGTTACAAAGTAGCAGTTGATGCCACAGGCAAAGCCGCCCTGCAAGCCGCCAATGAAACCAAGCAAGCCACCGAGCAGCAAGCCAAAGCCCACCACCAAGCCGCTGCTGCCGCCGAAAAGCAAACCGAATCCACTCAACAACACACCGCCGAAACCGACCAAAACACCGATGCCATAGAACGCAACACCGATGCCGTTGCCACCCAAGCCGCCACTGTGGACGGCTATTGGGGGCATATACAAGACCGCTGGTTAGAGCTGCGTACCAGTGGTAAGCAGGTTGGCAGTATGTCGGAAGCCCTGCTGTTAAGCATGGGTAACGTTGCCCGCCAAGCCACAGGGCATTGGCAAATCTATGTGGACAGAATGTGGACGGCGTATGACAACGCCCAATCCGCCACCCAACAGCTTAATGCCGCTGCCGATAGTGGCACGGACGTGATGTCGCGGCTGGCAAAGGCAGAAGCCGTTGCCATCAGCCATGCCCGTGATTTGGACAAAACATCACTGGCGAATCTGCGTGCCGAAATTGATAAAGCCCGCGCCAAAATGCAGCAATTAGCGGATGAAGCCAAGCAAACCCGCGAAGACCTGCAAGCCAGCTTGGATGAATTAAACGGCGACAGCGATGCTTCGGCGCGGCTGGCGCAACAACGTAAGTTAAAAGAACTCGGCAAAAAACGCGATGCTGCCGCCCAAGCAGGCAATCAGGACGCACAAACCGAATACGACCGCGCCATAGAGTTGCAAAAGCAGGTGTACGCCCGTCAGCAGCAGAAAAAAGCGGAAGCCGAAGCCGAAAGGCAGCGTCAAGAAGCCCAACGCATCGAGCAGGAACGCCAACGCGAAGCAGAACGCCAACGCCAAGAAGCGGAACGACAACGGCAACAGGCAGAACGCG
- a CDS encoding phage tail terminator protein, protein MNHNMLAIYPVLLEQVRQVQGVYAVQGVRELAQMLDDNSIRPVDGTLYAVFDGWLPLADGVKAKQQKRKRLSFSLILAKQFYGAEDVPHEQPDVGELLARICGALQGWHPRDDVGRPLTASPFDEVQAAPIQFFDNFALYPMRFETEIISNYTGV, encoded by the coding sequence ATGAACCACAATATGCTGGCAATCTATCCCGTGCTGCTGGAGCAGGTGCGCCAAGTGCAAGGCGTGTATGCGGTGCAGGGTGTGCGCGAATTGGCGCAGATGTTGGACGACAACAGCATCCGCCCTGTGGACGGCACGCTGTATGCGGTGTTTGACGGCTGGCTGCCTTTAGCCGATGGGGTTAAAGCCAAACAGCAAAAGCGCAAACGCTTGAGTTTCAGCCTGATTTTGGCAAAGCAGTTTTACGGCGCGGAAGACGTACCCCACGAACAGCCCGATGTGGGCGAGCTGCTGGCACGGATTTGCGGTGCATTGCAAGGCTGGCATCCGCGTGATGATGTCGGCCGTCCGCTCACCGCTTCGCCGTTTGATGAAGTACAGGCAGCACCGATTCAGTTTTTTGATAATTTTGCGCTGTATCCGATGCGCTTTGAAACCGAAATTATTTCCAATTACACAGGAGTTTGA
- a CDS encoding major capsid protein, whose protein sequence is MLSDNSKFGVRPLTEAINRLPAAPTQIRDLALFEARFLNTTYVDVENQSGELRVVQSQPRGNPGNNVPPKHRESRTFKIPHLPVDDVVRADDVQNIRAFGSTQAETVQKKVDEKLADGKAMLEITREHLMLGALQGKILDADGTVLYDLYKEFGLKRQTLNFDLGNNNANVGLAMDKALAAHKKLLKGAMVQGWVVLCGIDYLTALKYHPSVQPLYQRYMDGKAYREGNHLNTVEFEHNGVKFIHYTGDFGAKGAKIADNQAILLPVGRKLYAEFFAPADMSDTVNTTALAYYASREPLDHKKGWSVHMQSNPLPMALRPELVASLEV, encoded by the coding sequence ATGTTATCCGATAACAGCAAATTCGGTGTCCGTCCGTTGACGGAAGCCATTAACCGTTTGCCTGCTGCGCCCACGCAAATCCGCGATTTGGCGTTGTTCGAGGCACGCTTTTTGAATACCACTTATGTGGACGTAGAAAACCAATCAGGCGAATTGCGTGTGGTGCAAAGCCAGCCGCGCGGCAATCCCGGCAACAACGTGCCGCCCAAACACCGCGAAAGCCGCACCTTTAAAATCCCGCATCTGCCCGTTGATGACGTGGTGCGTGCCGATGATGTGCAAAATATCCGCGCCTTCGGCAGTACCCAAGCCGAAACGGTGCAAAAGAAAGTGGATGAAAAACTGGCAGACGGCAAAGCCATGTTAGAGATTACCCGCGAACATCTGATGCTCGGCGCATTGCAGGGCAAGATTTTGGACGCGGACGGCACGGTATTGTATGACCTGTATAAAGAGTTTGGTTTGAAACGCCAAACCCTGAATTTTGACTTGGGCAACAACAATGCCAATGTCGGTTTGGCAATGGACAAAGCCCTTGCCGCCCACAAAAAGCTGCTTAAAGGCGCGATGGTGCAAGGCTGGGTAGTGTTGTGCGGTATTGATTATCTGACCGCGCTGAAATACCACCCGTCCGTACAGCCCCTATACCAACGCTATATGGACGGCAAAGCCTACCGCGAAGGCAATCATTTGAATACAGTGGAGTTTGAACACAACGGCGTGAAGTTCATCCACTACACGGGCGACTTTGGCGCGAAAGGCGCAAAAATCGCCGACAACCAAGCCATTTTGCTGCCTGTGGGACGCAAACTGTATGCTGAATTTTTTGCGCCTGCCGATATGTCCGACACGGTAAACACCACCGCATTGGCATATTACGCCAGCCGCGAGCCTTTAGACCACAAAAAAGGCTGGAGCGTGCATATGCAATCCAATCCGCTGCCAATGGCCCTGCGCCCCGAACTGGTGGCGAGTTTGGAGGTGTAA
- a CDS encoding phage protein Gp36 family protein, translating into MITRQDMIDRFGEGELIKLTDRTHRRAIDDAVLDKAMADAAAEAGSYLSAAGFVRLPPTPPRALTVKACDIARFYLYENGTSGIVQKRYDEAVKWLKEVVKNPAMLGLDALPETKQTGVVVVVPNQPVEWRDV; encoded by the coding sequence GTGATTACCCGCCAAGACATGATTGACCGCTTCGGCGAGGGCGAGCTGATTAAGCTGACCGACCGCACCCACCGCCGCGCCATTGACGATGCCGTATTGGATAAGGCAATGGCGGATGCGGCGGCGGAAGCAGGCAGCTATCTGTCGGCGGCGGGTTTTGTGCGGCTGCCGCCAACCCCGCCACGCGCCCTGACGGTTAAAGCCTGCGATATTGCCCGTTTTTACCTGTATGAAAACGGCACATCGGGAATCGTGCAAAAGCGTTACGATGAAGCCGTCAAATGGTTAAAAGAAGTGGTTAAAAACCCCGCCATGCTGGGTTTGGACGCGCTGCCTGAAACCAAACAAACAGGCGTGGTGGTGGTTGTACCCAATCAGCCTGTGGAGTGGCGTGATGTCTAG